In Agarivorans gilvus, one genomic interval encodes:
- the speB gene encoding agmatinase, translated as MSTLASHPDHSLYSNANTFLRQALNHQPQSSDADVVITGLPFDLATTGRSGARLGPDAVRRASVNLAWEEKRWPWDFKLLERLKLVDAGDLVFDCGEQQQFTERLEAYADSLLSAGKTMLSFGGDHFVTLPLLRAHAKHHGKMALLHFDAHTDTYSAGSRYDHGTMFYHAPKEGLIDPNHSVQVGIRTDYTREGHPFTVINADQANNLSIEQVISQIRQQLSDLPVYLSFDIDCLDPAYAPGTGTPVAGGLSSNRVLQILRGLVGLNIVGMDVVEVSPSYDQSDITALAAATIGLEMLHLLAVNKG; from the coding sequence ATGAGCACGCTTGCCTCACATCCTGATCATTCACTCTATTCCAACGCTAATACCTTTTTACGACAAGCACTTAATCACCAGCCGCAAAGCTCCGATGCCGATGTGGTGATTACCGGATTACCCTTTGATTTGGCTACCACCGGGCGCTCTGGTGCCCGCTTAGGCCCAGATGCAGTGCGCCGTGCCTCGGTAAACCTGGCTTGGGAAGAAAAGCGCTGGCCTTGGGACTTTAAATTATTAGAGCGTCTGAAACTGGTGGATGCCGGTGATTTGGTATTTGACTGTGGCGAACAGCAGCAATTTACCGAGCGTTTAGAAGCTTATGCCGATAGCTTACTTTCGGCAGGCAAAACCATGCTTAGCTTTGGTGGTGACCACTTTGTCACCCTGCCCTTGCTACGCGCTCATGCTAAGCATCATGGTAAAATGGCACTATTGCATTTTGACGCGCATACCGACACCTACAGTGCAGGCAGCCGTTATGACCATGGCACCATGTTTTACCACGCCCCCAAAGAAGGCTTAATTGACCCAAACCATTCGGTACAGGTAGGTATTCGCACCGACTATACCCGTGAAGGTCACCCCTTCACGGTGATTAATGCCGACCAAGCCAATAACCTCAGCATTGAGCAGGTGATAAGCCAAATTCGTCAGCAACTATCTGACTTACCGGTCTACCTCAGCTTTGATATTGACTGCCTAGACCCGGCCTATGCACCGGGCACCGGAACCCCCGTGGCTGGTGGCTTAAGCAGCAACCGAGTATTACAAATTTTACGCGGCTTAGTGGGTTTAAATATTGTTGGTATGGATGTGGTGGAAGTTTCACCTAGCTACGATCAAAGCGATATCACCGCGCTGGCAGCGGCCACCATTGGTTTAGAAATGCTACATCTGCTGGCTGTCAACAAGGGCTAA
- a CDS encoding aldehyde dehydrogenase: MVQHDLQYWQDKAADLSFPCKAFINGEFVDAQSGNTFDSINPATGQLLASVAECDSADVELAVSAARKAFTSGVWSNKAPAERKAILQNFAAVIEQHQEQLALLESLDMGKPIGDAMSYDAPATARCIAWNAEAIDKIYDEVAPVTSEALALVTREALGVVAAIVPWNFPLVMTSWKIGPALATGNSVILKPSEKSPLTALYLAKLAKLAGIPDGVFNVLPGYGHTAGQALALHMDVDCITFTGSTAVGKKLVEFSGQSNLKRAFMECGGKSPNLVCADVADLDKAAATAVAAIFYNQGEVCTAGSRLIVHRSIHRQLLDKMLALVEQWQPGNPLDPNTSMGAMVDEMQMQRVLGFIEGAKAQGAKLVCGGEQVLSETGGYYIQPTIFDDVDASLDIVKQEIFGPVLVVQVFDELEQGIALANDTEYGLAAGVWTADINTAVKTSRALRAGTVFVNNWDGGDMTMPFGGFKQSGNGRDKSLHALEKYTELKSTWIDLS; the protein is encoded by the coding sequence ATGGTTCAGCACGATTTACAATATTGGCAGGATAAAGCGGCAGATTTAAGCTTTCCTTGTAAAGCATTTATCAATGGTGAATTTGTTGATGCTCAGTCGGGTAATACCTTCGACAGCATTAACCCAGCGACAGGGCAGTTGCTGGCGAGCGTAGCAGAATGTGATAGTGCCGACGTAGAACTCGCCGTTAGCGCGGCTCGTAAAGCTTTTACTAGTGGAGTTTGGTCCAACAAAGCGCCAGCTGAGCGTAAAGCGATTTTGCAGAACTTTGCCGCAGTTATTGAACAGCATCAAGAGCAATTGGCCCTGTTGGAAAGCTTAGACATGGGTAAGCCCATCGGCGATGCGATGTCTTATGATGCGCCCGCCACTGCGCGTTGTATTGCGTGGAATGCCGAAGCGATTGATAAAATTTACGACGAAGTGGCGCCAGTCACCAGCGAAGCCTTGGCTTTAGTGACTCGCGAAGCTCTAGGTGTGGTAGCGGCCATTGTGCCATGGAACTTCCCTCTAGTGATGACCAGTTGGAAGATTGGTCCGGCCTTGGCCACCGGTAACTCGGTCATTTTAAAGCCATCTGAGAAATCCCCGTTAACCGCCCTGTATTTGGCTAAATTGGCCAAACTGGCGGGTATTCCCGATGGCGTATTTAATGTGCTTCCGGGCTACGGCCATACCGCTGGGCAAGCCTTAGCGCTGCACATGGACGTAGACTGTATTACCTTCACTGGCTCTACTGCAGTAGGTAAAAAATTGGTGGAATTTTCTGGTCAATCAAACTTAAAGCGTGCCTTCATGGAATGTGGTGGTAAAAGCCCCAACTTGGTTTGCGCCGATGTGGCCGACTTAGATAAGGCTGCCGCAACCGCAGTGGCGGCGATTTTCTATAATCAGGGCGAAGTGTGTACTGCTGGCTCACGGTTAATTGTGCATCGCAGCATTCACCGCCAACTGCTAGACAAGATGTTAGCACTGGTTGAGCAATGGCAACCGGGTAATCCGCTTGATCCGAATACCAGCATGGGTGCCATGGTAGATGAAATGCAAATGCAACGGGTATTAGGCTTTATTGAAGGGGCTAAAGCGCAAGGCGCTAAGCTGGTGTGTGGTGGTGAGCAGGTGCTCAGCGAAACCGGTGGTTACTACATTCAACCGACTATTTTTGATGATGTGGATGCCAGCTTGGACATCGTTAAGCAGGAAATCTTTGGCCCTGTATTAGTGGTGCAAGTCTTTGACGAACTAGAGCAGGGCATTGCGCTGGCCAATGATACCGAATACGGCTTAGCCGCCGGGGTATGGACCGCCGACATCAATACAGCGGTGAAAACTTCTCGCGCACTACGTGCCGGTACGGTATTTGTAAATAACTGGGATGGTGGTGATATGACCATGCCCTTTGGTGGCTTTAAACAGTCGGGTAATGGTCGTGACAAGTCATTGCACGCTCTAGAGAAGTACACCGAGCTTAAATCCACTTGGATTGACTTAAGCTAA
- a CDS encoding efflux RND transporter periplasmic adaptor subunit yields the protein MLRSLFSLTFSRMPLLLTWLAVASLSGVSVAHAETEVNMADVKLAQVKAFMPSLSSSYQVERQFVGQVVAKQRADIGFELAGKISKIFVDEGDHVSQGEILMQLDTELLDIEYTDLQAQLQQLAADAALVKANLKRVKSLKKEGYASAQSLDELVAQQKSLWANKARIDASIKANRTRIEKSSLLAPYNGIVDRRTVSEGTVVGASQAVLTVVQQGANEVKVGVPVRLLEHVDLVAPKSVTVAEQDYAVKLVASGGQVDPQTRTVQLRFALPENDNLVSGQLAYLNVVETIDEPGYWIPVSAIIDGVRGLWNVYAIVQQSDGTFLLERRDVSVRYATQQQAFVSGALAENEAIVATGLHRYVPGQRVEPDVQPSGVN from the coding sequence ATGCTTAGGTCATTATTTTCACTCACTTTTTCTAGAATGCCACTGCTACTTACTTGGCTGGCTGTGGCTTCGCTTAGTGGCGTTTCGGTTGCCCATGCCGAAACTGAGGTGAATATGGCGGACGTGAAGCTAGCTCAGGTAAAAGCATTTATGCCCAGTTTAAGCTCAAGTTATCAAGTAGAGCGGCAGTTTGTGGGACAGGTGGTGGCCAAGCAACGTGCCGACATTGGCTTTGAACTAGCAGGGAAAATATCGAAAATCTTCGTTGATGAGGGCGATCATGTTTCTCAAGGCGAGATCTTGATGCAGCTTGATACCGAACTGCTCGATATTGAATATACCGATTTACAAGCCCAGCTACAGCAGCTGGCAGCCGACGCCGCCCTAGTAAAGGCTAATTTGAAGCGGGTTAAATCCTTGAAGAAGGAAGGTTATGCTTCAGCCCAGAGTCTTGATGAACTGGTCGCTCAGCAAAAATCCTTGTGGGCCAATAAAGCCCGTATCGATGCCTCAATAAAGGCCAATCGTACCCGCATAGAAAAATCCAGCCTGCTCGCCCCTTACAATGGCATTGTTGACCGTAGAACAGTCTCGGAAGGCACGGTGGTTGGCGCATCACAAGCGGTACTTACGGTAGTGCAGCAGGGCGCCAATGAGGTGAAAGTAGGGGTGCCAGTGCGTTTGCTAGAGCATGTTGATTTGGTCGCCCCCAAGTCGGTCACGGTGGCCGAGCAGGACTACGCGGTGAAGCTAGTGGCCTCTGGTGGCCAAGTTGATCCGCAGACGCGTACCGTGCAATTACGCTTTGCTCTGCCGGAAAACGACAACTTAGTGAGCGGCCAATTAGCCTACCTAAATGTGGTGGAAACTATTGACGAACCGGGGTATTGGATCCCGGTGAGCGCCATTATCGACGGAGTTCGTGGGCTGTGGAATGTCTATGCTATTGTGCAGCAAAGTGATGGGACTTTCTTACTGGAACGGCGCGATGTGAGCGTGCGCTATGCTACCCAGCAGCAGGCGTTTGTGAGTGGAGCGCTAGCCGAGAATGAGGCTATAGTGGCCACCGGGTTACACCGCTATGTGCCAGGGCAGCGAGTGGAACCCGATGTGCAGCCAAGCGGAGTAAACTAG
- a CDS encoding DUF2498 family protein, producing the protein MSKQSISQQDLITLANQLLREHEDYIPGVEVREVIQQRDVLTFKGEAFLSDDLLPTPNSPKAFNLYKWLCHHLSEQYVLED; encoded by the coding sequence ATGAGTAAACAAAGTATTAGTCAACAAGACTTGATCACCCTGGCAAACCAATTGTTGCGTGAACATGAAGATTACATTCCTGGCGTAGAAGTTCGCGAAGTTATCCAGCAGCGCGATGTGCTGACCTTTAAGGGAGAAGCCTTCTTAAGCGACGACTTACTCCCTACTCCTAATAGCCCTAAAGCCTTTAACTTATACAAGTGGCTGTGTCATCACTTGTCTGAACAATATGTGCTTGAAGACTAG
- a CDS encoding mechanosensitive ion channel family protein — MNYLSTIMENKLVVTIAVILVTFAIRYLALKLVGKNQRRNGQDQRSLKSNIKNFLIFVLVLLLINLWADEIQRFAFSLAAFAVAIVLATKEFIQCIIGFFYWMSSRPFRVGDWIEVDQYAGEVSQIDWIKTTVLEVNIDTYQYTGKTLSIPNNRFITSAVQNLNFMKRYAIHSFVLVRDDSNINPFSFIQQLRSNAKLYCHDFEDVALRYNQIIEHKMGIKITGPKPTIEVGTTELGHIKLEVTIFCPTDQTMEIEQKITADFFALCQGEQTESVLAE, encoded by the coding sequence ATGAATTATCTCAGCACCATTATGGAAAACAAACTGGTGGTTACCATTGCGGTAATCCTCGTCACCTTTGCCATCAGATACTTAGCTCTTAAATTGGTGGGTAAAAATCAACGCCGCAACGGCCAAGACCAACGCTCACTAAAAAGTAATATCAAAAACTTCCTGATTTTTGTTTTGGTGCTACTGCTGATTAACCTGTGGGCCGACGAAATTCAACGCTTCGCCTTTTCCCTCGCCGCCTTTGCGGTAGCCATTGTCTTAGCCACCAAGGAATTTATTCAATGCATTATTGGTTTCTTCTATTGGATGTCGAGCCGCCCGTTCCGCGTAGGCGATTGGATAGAAGTGGACCAATACGCTGGCGAAGTATCACAAATTGATTGGATAAAAACCACGGTATTGGAAGTCAACATCGACACTTACCAATACACCGGTAAAACCCTGTCTATTCCCAATAACCGCTTCATCACCAGCGCCGTACAAAACCTCAATTTTATGAAGCGTTACGCTATTCATAGCTTTGTATTGGTACGTGATGACAGCAACATCAACCCATTTAGTTTTATTCAGCAACTAAGAAGCAACGCCAAACTCTACTGCCACGACTTCGAAGATGTAGCCCTGCGTTATAACCAAATAATTGAACACAAAATGGGGATTAAAATTACCGGCCCTAAACCCACCATCGAAGTAGGCACCACCGAACTTGGCCACATAAAACTAGAAGTCACCATCTTCTGCCCCACCGATCAAACCATGGAAATAGAACAAAAAATCACAGCGGACTTTTTTGCGCTTTGCCAAGGGGAACAAACGGAGAGTGTTTTGGCGGAGTAA
- a CDS encoding DMT family transporter — protein sequence MSQQTKAYFFGISAVLMWSTVATAFKLALQWLSPVQLVLLASCCSVLVLSVILAWQRKLPLAWAYAKQRPGYFLLVGAINPFLYYLVLFKAYDLLPAQQAQSLNYTWAITLALLAVPFLKQQLRKQDLVAMLLGYLGVLVIATRGDLLAMQFDSVAGVLLALFSTLLWAGYWIINTRNQGEPVASLLVAFCFSLPMVALYCWWSDGLPAFNLKAWAGAAYVGLFEMGIAFVCWVMALKYTQNTARISNLIFISPFLSLFFISHFLAEAIEPATYLGLLLIISGLLIQQWRGKTKLAKAQ from the coding sequence ATGAGCCAACAAACAAAAGCCTATTTCTTCGGTATTAGCGCGGTACTGATGTGGTCTACGGTGGCCACCGCCTTTAAGCTGGCCTTGCAGTGGTTAAGCCCCGTTCAGTTGGTATTGTTGGCCTCGTGCTGCTCGGTGTTGGTATTAAGCGTTATTTTGGCGTGGCAGCGCAAATTGCCCTTGGCTTGGGCTTATGCCAAGCAGCGCCCCGGCTATTTCTTGTTGGTGGGGGCGATTAATCCCTTTCTTTATTACTTGGTATTGTTTAAGGCTTACGACTTACTGCCCGCTCAGCAAGCGCAGTCGCTAAATTATACTTGGGCGATTACTTTGGCCCTGTTGGCCGTGCCCTTCTTGAAGCAACAATTGCGTAAACAAGACTTAGTGGCGATGTTGCTGGGTTATCTGGGGGTATTGGTTATCGCGACCCGTGGCGACTTGTTAGCCATGCAATTTGATAGCGTGGCTGGCGTATTGTTGGCGCTCTTTAGCACCTTACTATGGGCCGGTTATTGGATCATCAATACCCGTAATCAAGGCGAGCCGGTGGCCAGCTTGTTGGTGGCTTTTTGCTTTAGCTTACCCATGGTAGCGCTGTATTGCTGGTGGAGCGATGGACTGCCCGCGTTTAATCTAAAGGCTTGGGCTGGCGCGGCCTATGTGGGCTTGTTTGAAATGGGCATTGCCTTTGTTTGTTGGGTGATGGCGCTCAAATACACTCAAAATACGGCGCGTATCAGTAATCTAATTTTTATCTCTCCATTTTTATCTTTGTTTTTTATTAGCCATTTCTTGGCTGAAGCCATCGAACCCGCCACCTATTTAGGTTTATTGCTAATTATTAGTGGCTTGCTTATTCAGCAATGGCGAGGTAAAACCAAGCTGGCGAAGGCGCAGTAG
- a CDS encoding glycoside hydrolase family 13 protein: protein MEKKWWHSAVVYQVYPRSFYDSSGDGNGDLVGIISKLDYLKKLGIDLIWLSPVYLSPMKDNGYDIADYQAIDPRFGSLEDMRELIAQAKQRDIGIMMDLVLNHSSDQHAWFKQSRQSRDNPYRDYYIWRDQPSELRSIFGGSAWQYDSQTEQYYCHLFADAQPDLNWENPQVAKEIHQMINWWTAQGVAGFRLDVIDLIGKQIDQGITENGPRLHPLLQQMHQACFKDKALVTVGETWGATPELAKLYSDPARQELSMVFQFEHAAIDWHPQHSKWQPQPFNLVALKQVLTKWQTTFNGDGWNALFWNNHDLPRIVSRWGNDQQYRQRSAKLFATLLHGMQGTPYIYQGEEIAMTNVRFDSLEDYDDIEIKNNYQEKVVEQQSLSHQQFMQGVYASARDNARTPMQWNNSSNAGFSQGQPWLKVNPNYPEINVAAALDDPQSVFYHYQKLIALRKSGEFSELLIYGTYQLLLPEHPQIFAYLRQYKQQRLLVVANVSEVDQRLSLDFKAKQVLLNNLQQPQGAVNRLDALQLAPYQAIIYVLE from the coding sequence ATGGAAAAAAAATGGTGGCATTCAGCGGTGGTCTATCAAGTCTATCCGCGTAGTTTTTATGACAGCAGTGGTGATGGCAATGGCGATTTAGTTGGCATTATTAGTAAATTAGATTATTTGAAGAAGCTCGGCATAGACCTGATTTGGTTATCCCCCGTCTACCTCTCCCCCATGAAAGACAATGGCTACGACATCGCCGACTATCAGGCGATTGACCCACGCTTTGGTAGCCTAGAAGATATGCGCGAGTTAATCGCCCAGGCTAAACAGCGTGATATTGGCATCATGATGGACTTGGTGCTTAACCATAGTTCCGACCAACACGCCTGGTTTAAGCAGTCTCGGCAAAGCCGCGATAACCCCTATCGCGATTACTATATTTGGCGCGACCAGCCCAGCGAGCTACGCTCCATCTTTGGTGGCTCGGCCTGGCAATATGACTCACAAACCGAGCAGTATTACTGCCACCTATTTGCCGATGCCCAGCCCGATCTTAATTGGGAGAACCCGCAAGTGGCCAAGGAAATCCACCAGATGATCAACTGGTGGACGGCACAAGGCGTGGCTGGCTTTCGTTTAGACGTAATCGACCTCATCGGTAAGCAAATCGACCAAGGCATTACCGAAAATGGCCCACGCTTACACCCGCTACTACAACAAATGCATCAAGCTTGCTTCAAAGACAAAGCCTTGGTGACGGTGGGCGAAACCTGGGGTGCGACGCCAGAGCTGGCCAAACTGTATTCCGACCCTGCCCGCCAAGAGTTGTCGATGGTTTTTCAATTTGAACATGCCGCCATCGACTGGCACCCACAACATAGTAAATGGCAACCCCAGCCCTTCAACTTAGTGGCCTTAAAACAAGTATTAACTAAGTGGCAAACTACCTTTAACGGCGATGGTTGGAACGCGCTGTTTTGGAATAACCACGACTTACCAAGAATTGTTAGCCGCTGGGGCAACGATCAACAATATCGCCAGCGTAGCGCCAAACTGTTCGCCACCTTGCTACATGGCATGCAAGGCACCCCGTATATTTATCAGGGGGAAGAAATTGCCATGACCAATGTCCGTTTCGATTCCCTAGAAGACTACGATGACATTGAAATTAAAAACAATTATCAAGAGAAGGTAGTGGAACAGCAAAGCCTGAGCCACCAGCAGTTTATGCAAGGGGTGTACGCCAGTGCCCGCGATAATGCCAGAACCCCAATGCAGTGGAATAACTCCAGCAATGCCGGTTTTAGCCAAGGCCAACCATGGTTAAAGGTGAACCCCAATTACCCTGAGATCAACGTGGCGGCAGCGCTGGACGATCCTCAGTCGGTGTTTTACCACTACCAAAAACTGATTGCGCTGCGTAAATCTGGTGAGTTTAGTGAGCTGCTCATCTACGGCACTTACCAGCTACTGCTGCCAGAGCATCCGCAGATTTTTGCCTACCTTCGCCAATATAAGCAACAGCGCTTATTGGTAGTTGCCAATGTAAGTGAAGTTGACCAAAGACTAAGCTTAGACTTTAAAGCAAAGCAGGTACTGTTGAATAACCTGCAGCAGCCGCAAGGCGCGGTAAACCGCCTTGACGCGCTGCAGTTGGCTCCGTATCAAGCCATTATTTATGTCTTGGAATAA
- a CDS encoding efflux RND transporter permease subunit — MIAAFYKNPRLIALFMVLIVVAGLGAIGTLPRSEDPEITSRFASIFTQYPGASAERVESLITDPIENKIRKLSEIKLVQSSSRPGFSVLQVELKDDVMDVVPVWARIRDLVGELTPQLPAGSSAPLLDEERGYAFTSIIALRWTGPGESDLAILGRYAKELQSLLRNVPGTDFVDIQGEGSEEILVELDPYQAGALGMTTEQISQMIAAADAKVTAGELINSNTQMQLELRGELDSLERIREIPLISDSNGYVYRLGDFATVSRALKSPPEQLATVEREPAVVLGVRMRSEYRVDKWSAWLTQALDEFRMELPSNVSAEVIFEQESYTAKRLGELVNNVLVGFVIIVLVLLLTLGWRSALIVAMSLPLTVMFTLGCMNFYGAPIHQMSVTGLVVALGIMVDNAIVMADTIGQKKRQGLSGLQAVKQAIAHLWLPLLGSTLTTVLAFLPIVLMPGPTGEFVVGIALSVIFSLVGSYIISHTLVASFSGHFLPSHESGDHWYERGLDIAWLGRMFQAILRTCLRFPKASMLLISLLPMMGFYGVGQMTEQFFPPSDRDMFQIEVYVAPQSSIYATEDVTEQLTEHMYAKDGIKSVSWFVGNNAPSFYYNLMPRQMGAKNYAQAMVTTDDYQAANRLIPELQQEFDREFPQAQVLVRKLEQGPPFNAPVELRIYGPNLDVLKELGDEYRRILTELPNVTHTRATLLPGTPKVWLNVDENESLLSGMSLTQVASQLQANLQGRVNGTVLEASESLPVRIRLADRQRSEVGDLGDLTLSSQLAGNIPLSSLAQLEILPTRGEIPRRNGRRVNVVEGYLRTDVLPGAVLDAFRERLAEQPVAMPAGYSLEFGGEGAERNAAVNNLMASVGVIGVLLVMVVVLSFNSFRLSFVIVLTAIQASGLGLLSVYLGGYPFGFTVIIGLLGLIGLAINDAIVILAELRSDERACQGDTEAIFAGVLSCTRHIMSTTITTVGGFLPLILSGGGFWPPFAVAIAGGTGLTTLLSYFFVPAAFLVIARGKRKIPVVGQPTVAH, encoded by the coding sequence ATGATTGCCGCTTTTTATAAAAATCCGCGCTTAATTGCGCTATTCATGGTGCTGATTGTGGTGGCCGGTTTAGGTGCCATAGGTACCTTGCCGCGCAGTGAAGACCCAGAAATCACCAGCCGTTTTGCCAGTATTTTTACTCAATACCCGGGGGCTTCTGCTGAGCGGGTTGAGTCGCTGATTACCGACCCTATTGAAAACAAAATTCGTAAGCTATCAGAGATAAAGCTGGTGCAGTCTTCTTCTCGCCCCGGCTTTTCGGTGCTGCAGGTCGAGTTAAAAGATGATGTGATGGATGTGGTGCCAGTGTGGGCACGGATCCGTGACTTAGTCGGCGAGCTCACGCCGCAACTGCCTGCCGGTAGCTCTGCTCCCTTGCTAGATGAAGAGCGCGGTTATGCCTTTACCTCAATTATTGCGCTGCGTTGGACTGGCCCGGGCGAGAGTGACTTAGCCATATTGGGGCGTTATGCCAAAGAGTTGCAAAGCCTGCTGCGCAATGTACCCGGCACCGATTTTGTAGATATTCAAGGTGAGGGCAGCGAAGAGATATTGGTAGAGCTAGACCCTTATCAGGCCGGCGCACTGGGTATGACCACCGAGCAAATCTCCCAGATGATTGCGGCCGCCGATGCCAAAGTCACCGCCGGTGAATTGATTAATAGCAATACCCAAATGCAGTTGGAGCTAAGAGGCGAGCTGGATTCGCTAGAGCGGATCAGGGAAATTCCGCTAATTAGCGATAGTAATGGTTACGTTTATCGCTTGGGCGATTTTGCTACGGTGAGCCGCGCCCTCAAAAGCCCGCCAGAGCAACTCGCCACGGTGGAGCGAGAACCCGCGGTAGTGCTTGGAGTGAGAATGCGCTCCGAGTATCGAGTAGATAAATGGAGCGCCTGGCTGACTCAAGCCCTCGATGAATTTCGTATGGAGCTGCCCAGCAATGTCAGCGCCGAGGTGATTTTTGAGCAAGAAAGTTACACCGCTAAACGTTTGGGTGAGCTGGTAAATAACGTGCTGGTGGGTTTTGTGATTATTGTGCTGGTATTGCTGCTCACTCTGGGCTGGCGCTCGGCATTGATTGTGGCGATGTCCTTACCCTTAACGGTAATGTTTACTCTGGGCTGCATGAACTTCTACGGCGCGCCGATCCATCAAATGTCGGTCACGGGTTTAGTAGTGGCTTTGGGCATTATGGTGGATAACGCCATTGTTATGGCCGATACCATCGGCCAGAAAAAACGCCAGGGTTTGAGTGGCTTACAGGCGGTGAAGCAAGCCATCGCCCATTTATGGCTGCCCTTGTTGGGCTCTACCTTAACCACGGTACTGGCCTTCTTGCCCATCGTATTAATGCCGGGGCCAACCGGTGAGTTTGTGGTGGGTATCGCCTTAAGTGTGATTTTTTCTTTAGTGGGCTCTTACATTATTTCTCACACCCTGGTGGCCAGTTTCTCGGGGCACTTCTTGCCTTCTCACGAGAGTGGCGACCATTGGTATGAGCGAGGTTTAGACATTGCTTGGTTAGGCCGAATGTTTCAAGCCATATTACGCACTTGCTTGCGCTTCCCTAAGGCCTCTATGTTATTGATATCGCTGTTGCCGATGATGGGCTTTTATGGCGTGGGGCAGATGACCGAACAGTTTTTCCCGCCTTCAGATCGCGATATGTTTCAGATAGAAGTGTATGTCGCGCCGCAGTCGAGTATCTACGCTACTGAGGATGTGACCGAGCAACTCACCGAGCACATGTATGCCAAAGATGGCATTAAATCGGTGAGCTGGTTTGTTGGCAATAATGCACCTTCCTTCTATTACAACCTGATGCCTCGGCAAATGGGCGCGAAAAACTATGCTCAAGCGATGGTCACTACCGATGATTACCAGGCGGCTAACCGTTTAATTCCAGAGTTACAGCAAGAGTTTGACCGAGAATTTCCGCAGGCTCAGGTACTGGTACGCAAACTAGAGCAAGGCCCACCCTTTAATGCGCCGGTGGAGCTGCGCATCTATGGGCCTAACTTGGATGTATTGAAAGAGCTGGGTGATGAATATCGGCGCATCTTAACCGAGCTGCCTAATGTGACCCATACTCGCGCCACCTTGTTACCCGGCACCCCTAAGGTGTGGTTGAATGTGGATGAGAATGAATCCTTGCTCAGTGGCATGAGCCTGACCCAAGTGGCTAGTCAATTACAGGCGAACTTGCAAGGGCGGGTTAACGGCACGGTATTGGAAGCCAGTGAGTCTTTGCCGGTGCGGATCCGCCTAGCCGACAGGCAGCGTAGCGAAGTGGGTGACTTAGGCGATTTAACCTTAAGTAGCCAACTGGCGGGTAATATTCCTTTGTCTTCGCTGGCCCAGCTAGAAATTTTACCCACTCGCGGTGAAATTCCGCGACGTAATGGTCGCCGGGTGAACGTGGTTGAAGGTTATTTACGTACCGATGTATTGCCCGGTGCAGTACTGGATGCCTTTAGAGAGCGCCTTGCCGAACAGCCAGTGGCCATGCCAGCCGGTTATAGCCTAGAGTTTGGTGGTGAAGGCGCAGAGCGTAATGCGGCGGTAAATAACCTAATGGCCAGCGTGGGGGTGATCGGAGTACTGCTAGTGATGGTGGTGGTGCTGTCGTTTAACTCCTTCCGTTTAAGCTTTGTGATTGTACTTACCGCCATTCAAGCTTCGGGTTTGGGCTTGTTAAGCGTTTATTTGGGCGGCTACCCCTTTGGCTTTACGGTAATTATTGGCCTGCTCGGTTTAATTGGTTTGGCGATTAACGACGCGATCGTGATCCTCGCCGAGCTGCGCTCCGACGAGCGGGCCTGCCAAGGCGATACCGAGGCGATTTTTGCTGGGGTGTTGAGTTGTACGCGGCACATTATGTCGACCACCATTACCACCGTGGGCGGCTTTTTACCGCTGATTCTATCTGGTGGCGGCTTTTGGCCACCGTTTGCGGTGGCTATCGCCGGCGGTACTGGCTTAACGACTTTGCTGTCGTATTTCTTTGTGCCCGCGGCGTTTTTGGTGATTGCTCGTGGTAAGCGGAAAATTCCGGTAGTGGGGCAGCCGACTGTAGCGCATTAG